The Sphingopyxis sp. BE259 nucleotide sequence GACCCGCAAGTGCGGTGCCAAACAGTGCGGCCGGGACCAGCAGTGCGCGGGTCCACGACGGCAAAAGCGCGCCAATCGCAGCGGCGCCGGACGCGACCAGGAAAAAGGCCGACAGGTCCGCGCGCAGCGTATTGATCGCAACCCCAGTGATCGCAAATTTGAACGTTTCGGAATAACTCGCCGGATCAAGCAGCCCACGCAGACCGACGATCGCGAAAAAGGCAGCCCACAACAGCACTGCACCGCGCCATACCCAATTGGTCATCATCGTCTCCCCATGGTTAAGTTTCACGCTGAACCAACAGGCAGAAATGTCAATGGTTGCACCCATTTATGCTGTGTCGGCGGCAAATGTCTGTTCAATCCAGCCGCCACCAAGCACCCGGCTTGCGTCCGCGGCGTCGTACAGCACCGCCGCCTGCCCAGGCGCAACGCCATATTCCGGCGCCGCGAAGATCAGCCGCTCGCCCGCCACGCGTGCCGCCACCGGCCGCGCCATGCTTCGCACCTTGGCCAGCACCTCGCGGCCATCGACCGCGCCCAGCCAGTTCGCTTCGCCCAACCGCGCCCCCGCCACCGCCAGCGCGCGGCGCGGCCCGACGATCACCTGCTTGGCGACGGCGTCGAGGCGCACGACATACAACGGCTCGGCCTGACCGCCGATCTCGATCCCGCGGCGCTGGCCGACGGTGTAGTGAATCAATCCCTTGTGCGCCCCCAGCACCGTGCCGTCGACATGGACAATCTCACCCTGATCGTCGGCTTCGGGACGCAGCTTGCGGACGAGCGTCGCATAATCGCCATCGGGAACGAAGCAGATGTCCTGGCTGTCGGGTTTCGCCGCGACGCCCAGCCCCAGGTCGCGCGCGATCTCGCGCACCACGCTCTTTTCCAGGCCGCCCAAGGGAAAGCGCAGAAAATCGAGCTGTTCCTGCGTCGTCGCGAACAGAAAATAGCTTTGATCGCGCGCCGGATCGACCGCGCGGTGCAGCTCGGCGCCGGTCGGCCCGATCATGCGCCGGACATAATGGCCGGTTGCCAGGCAATCGGCGCCCAGTTCCTTGGCCAACGCAAACAGGTCGGTGAATTTGACTCCCATATTACAACGCACGCAGGGAATCGGCGTCCGACCGTTCAGATACTCGTCGGCAAACTGATCGATCACTGTGTCGCGAAAGCGGCTTTCATGGTCATAGACATGATGCGCGAAGCCGAGCCGATCGGCGACTGCACGCGCGTCCTTTATGTCCTGCCCGGCGCAGCACGCGCCGACGCGCTTCGCCTTGGCACCATGATCGTAAAGTTGCAGCGTCACGCCGATCACTTCGGCGCCTGATTGCGCCGCCAGCGCAGCGACCACGCTCGAATCGACTCCGCCCGACATCGCGACGACGATTCGCCGATCCTTGAGCGGCGCGGCGAGCTGAAAGTCGACTTGGGCAAGCCCGGCAGGAGAAATCATCGTCGTCATGATCGGCGCCATCTAGGGACGCAGCGGCAAAAATACCAGCTTTTCCGCCATAACTGTCAAGATATTGACGGGGATTAAGGTTCGCTAACAAGCCATGAAATGAGCATTTACGTGACCTTAGGCGGTCTGCGCTAGACCGGCAGCATGAATGTCTCCCCGACCGAATTTCCGCGCCTGGCCGGTGCGGCCAGACTGTCGAAGCCCGGCTTTGATATCGTCTTGGCCGTATCCAGCGCGCGCCAAGCGGCGCAGCCGACCGTTCGTTTGCTGCGTGCGCAAACGACTCGCCACGTGCACGCGGCAACGCTTAACGCGTTGCAGCGGATGTTGAGCGGAATGCGCCGCGCGCCGGAACAAAATGCACCGCGCGTCGTTCGTTTCTTCGCCCTGTCGGACGATACGAACGCCCTGCCCGAAACTATGAACAGCCTGTTTACCAGAGGATTTCAGCCGATGTTGAACCCCTCTGATGTAGAGAAGAATGCGTCGGACAAATCCCCCCCCGACGTCGAAACCATGGAATGAATATGATCGAGAATCAGAAAATCCGGCCGGCACAGGTCATTGGCCCCTTGGGCGAGCCGCTGACGATCGACTCGCTGCCGCCGCCGTCGACGACCCGCTGGGTCGTGCGCCGCAAGGCCGAAGTCGTCGCTGCGGTCAACGGCGGTCTATTGACCGTCGATGAAGTGTGCGAACGTTATGGGCTGACCCTCGAGGAATTTGCCGGCTGGCAGCGATCGATCGATCGCAGCGGCATGCCGGGGCTGCGTGTCACGCGCATCCAGCACTATCGCGATCTGTATGAGCGCCAACAACGCTTTTGATCGTCGTCGGACCGGGATCATTGAAAAAGGGCGCCCTAGGCGCCCTTTTTTATGTCGCACGCGCCATCGGCCTGTCGGAATCGCAAGACTTTTTGCGCTTTGGCATTTTTGTTGCAACCCTATTGTTCACCCCGCGTTAAGCCCCGGAGTCAACTTTGGGAGTCACTCGATATGCGTAAAATGTTCGTTACCCTCGCCGCCACCTCTGCTCTCGCTCTTGGCGCTTGCCAGAGCCCGGCCGCCGACAAGGTCGAAGATCAGGCCGAAGCACAGGCCGAAGTCATCGACGAACAGGCCGATGCCATGCCCGAGGGCCCGGCGAAGGAAGCCATGGAAAACAAGGCCGACGTCGTCGAGGAAATGGGTGAAGAAAAGGCCAATGCCATGGACGACAATGGCGAGATCGCCCCGTCGGAAACCGGCGTTGGTGATACGCAGACGAAATAAGCGCTGCCTTCCCTAACAGGCAGAGCGAAGGGCGCCGGAACCAGATTCCGGCGCCCTTTCTCATGCTTGAATTTTTCTCCGCGATCCAGGGTCGAAAGTGACGCGCGTCACCACAATATCATTTGGCCTGCGATAAGGGGGCTGCGTGGACGGAAACGCTTCGGCGCTCGCCCGCAGCCTACCTTCCCGCCGCCGGTAGCGACCCCCGGCGGCGGGAGGGACTAGACCATGCTCGTCGGTCCGCCTTCAAGCGCGCGCAACACATCCTGAACCCCCGGCGCATCGGCGTCGGCCCGCAGTGCGGAGATTCCCGCCGCGACGTCGAGTCGATATTCGGCAACCCCTGCCGACTCTCCGGTCCATGCCGCATCAAGCGACTTCACCAACCGCTTCGCAGCGGCGTTCTCCGACAAGATATGAACGTCGAGCACCGCCAGCCCGGCGGCCAAACAGTTAACCAGCAAGGCCGCGGTCATCATCCGCGCCAGCCCTTGCCCCTGAAATTCGTCGACGACGGCAACCGAAAACTCGCCTACGGGCCCGCCGCCGCGATACCGCACGGCATGAACGGCGCCGATCGCCGGCTGCCCTTCGCACTGGGTGCAGATCGCGCCCCAGGCGATGTGGTCGTGGCCATCGACGTCGACCAGCCGCTCGATCACCGCATCCGGTAGCACCGGGACGGGCGAGAAAAACCGCAGATACCGCGACTCCGCCGACAATTTGGCAATTCCGTCGCGCAGCAATTGCTCATCGTCGGGCGTGATCGTGCGCAGGCACACCACGGTCCCATCGTTCAGCGCGCTATGCACGGCGATGTCCTCGATCGCCTTCGCCAGCGTCACCGGTTCCTGTCTTGGCGCCTGCCCGTCCGTCGTGGTCATCACGGCCTCCCAGCCCGGCGACGATAAGCGCCGCGAACGCCGCTGGCAAATCAAGCCGACGCGGCGCCGGACGATCGGTGAGATGTTGAAAGCGGTTGCGGTTGTAAACTTGTAAGATCGGTCCGTTCAAACAGCGTCCGAGAGGTAGCCGATTTCGTGATCCACACGCCGATCGACAGCATGATCGAACAGGCTCCCGTGCTGGAGACGCTCGGCGCGCGGCTGGCGCGGCTGCGCCGGACGCAGGGGTTAAGCAAGACCGACGTCGCCGACCGGCTGGGGATCAGCGTCACCGCGATCTGCCACTGGGAACAGGACCGGTCGCGGCCAAAACCGGCGCGGTTGCAAGCCTTGTCGCAGCTGTTCGGCCTGTCTGCCACCGATCTGCTGAGCCCCGCGGGCACACCGAACAGCCCTAATCTTGCCGACCTGGTCGCGCGTACCCGCGCCGAAATCGCCCGCGTCGCCGGAACCAACCCGTCGAAGGTGCGGATCGTTATCGAGATGTAGGCATCCCCAGCGCCGCCAGGATAGCCGTGCGCTGTTTCGCCCAACTCACACTGTCCGGCGCAATCAGTTCGACATGCCCCTCACCCCGTGTCACCTCCATCGGCACCGTCACGCCGCGGGCGGCCATCGCGGCGCCATAGGCAGCGCCGGTCGCGGGCGGGGTGATGCGGTCGCGGTCGTTGTTGAACTGCATCTCGCGACCGCTGCCCAGCGGCATTTCCGGCGGCGAAGTGCGGGCAAAGTCGCCGCGCGCCATTGCGGCAGGCGCGTCAGCGCCGCAGGCATGGCCGGTGCTGGCAGCCCCGGCGCGCAGATCGGGAAGGCCGCCCTGGCTGACCGCCAGGTCGATCCGGATCGGGTCGGCGCCCCGGAGCGGATCGTCCGCCGCCAGCGCCGGACGCCGCGCCAGCCACAGCGCCAGATGCCCGCCGGCACTATGTCCGATCGCGATCCGCAGCCCGTCGGTCTTCAGCCCGTGCTTTGCGCCCTCCGCGACAAACAAGTCGGCGGCGCGCGCCACGTCGTCATAGGTTCCCGGCATCCCGCCGCCGCGATCGACGCCGCGATATTCGATGTTCCAAACCCCGACGCCATGCGACCGCAGGTCGCCCGCGATCCAGTTCATGATGTCGCGCTCGGCCACGGAAGTCTGCCAGCAGCCGCCGTGGATCATGATCACCGCGGGGTGCGGGCCAGCGCCCTTTGGCACCCAGACATCGACCAGCTGCAACGCATCCTCGCCATAGCGGATCGTCGCATCGGGCGCCGGTTTGGCGCGGGTCAGCAGGTCGGGCCATGTCATGATCGGCTTGTCGCGCACCGCCCGCTCTCCCTTCACCGGTCCGACTGTGGCCGGAGCGCAGGCGGCGAGCAGCAGCGCCAGCCCGGCAACCGCGCTTTTGCCAAGCCCGATCAGGCGTCGTCGCCCATCCGCAGCGCGGCGATGAACGCCTCCTGCGGGATGTTGACGTTGCCATATTCGCGCATCCGCTTTTTGCCCTCTTTCTGCTTTTCGAGCAGCTTCTTCTTGCGGGTCGCGTCGCCGCCATAGCATTTGGCGGTGACGTCCTTGCGCAGCGCGGCGATGGTTTCGCGGGCGATCACCTTGCCGCCGATCGCGGCCTGGATCGGGATCTTGAACATGTGGCGCGGGATCAGGTCTTTCAGCCGCTCGCACATGCCGCGCCCGCGGCTTTCGGCGGTGCCGCGGTGGACGATCATCGACAGCGCGTCGACCGGCTCGTTGTTCACCAGGATGCTCATTTTGACGAGGTCGCCGGGGCGGTGGCCGATCTGGTGATAGTCGAACGACGCGTAGCCACGAGAAATGCTCTTCAAGCGGTCGTAGAAATCGAACACGACTTCGTTGAGCGGCAGTTCATAGGTGATCTGGGCGCGGCCGCCGACGTAGGTCAGGTTCTTCTGCACCCCGCGGCGGTCCTGGCACAGCTTCAGGATCGAGCCGAGATATTCGTCGGGGACGTAAATCACCGCCTCGATCCACGGTTCCTGAATCTCGTCGATGCGGTTGGGGTCGGGCATGTCGGCGGGGTTGTGGAGCTCGATCTCCTTCGCCGCCTCGTTCTTGGTATGACCGAGCTTCAGCTTATAGACCACCGACGGCGCGGTGGTGATCAGGTCGAGGTCATATTCGCGGGTCAGCCGCTCCTGGATGATCTCGAGGTGGAGCAGGCCGAGGAAGCCGCAGCGGAAGCCGAAACCGAGCGCCGCGCTGCTCTCCATCTCGAAGCTGAACGACGCGTCGTTGAGGCGCAGCTTCTGGATGCTCTCGCGCAATTTCTCGAAGTCGTTGGCGTCGGTCGGGAACATGCCGCAGAACACGACCGGCTGGACTTCCTTGAACCCCGGCAGCGCCGCCGCCGCGGGGCGCTTGGCATCGGTTACGGTATCGCCGACGCGCGCCTGTGCGACGTCCTTGATCTGCGCGGTGATGAAGCCGATTTCGCCGGGGCCAAGCTCGGCGAGCTGCTCGATCTTGGGCGTGAAGCAACCGACGCGGTCGATCAGGTGGGTGGTGCCTGCCTGCATGAACTTGATCTGCTGGCCTTTTTTCAGCACCCCGTCGATGACGCGGATCAGGATGACGACGCCGAGATAGGGGTCGTACCAGCTGTCGACGAGCATCGCGGTCAGCGGCGCGTTGGCGTCGCCCTTGGGCGGCGGGATGCGGGTGACGATCGCCTCCAGCGCTTCCTCGATCCCGATCCCCGATTTGGCCGAGGCGAGCACGGCGTTGTCGGCGGGCAGCCCGATGATATCCTCGATCTCGGCCTTCACCTTGTCGACGTCCGCGGCGGGCAGGTCGATCTTGTTGATCACCGGCACGATTTCATGGTCGTGCTCGATCGACTGATAGACGTTGGCCAGCGTCTGCGCCTCGACCCCCTGCGCCGCGTCGACGACCAGCAGCGCGCCCTCGCACGCCGCCAGCGACCGCGACACTTCATAGGCGAAGTCGACATGGCCCGGGGTGTCCATCAGGTTGAGCTCATAGGTCTCGCCATCATGGGCTTTATATTTCAGGCGCACCGTCTGCGCCTTGATGGTGATCCCGCGCTCTTTTTCGATGTCCATATTGTCGAGCACCTGCGCCGACATTTCGCGCGCGGTCAGCCCGCCGGTGAACTGGATCAACCGGTCGGCGAGCGTCGATTTGCCATGATCGATATGCGCGATGATGGAGAAGTTACGGATGTGGGACATGGGCGTGGTCATGCGGGCGCGTTAGCAGGGGAAATGCGCGCTGTCAGCAGGGAGCGGACCGGTCGGCAGGGCGGCGCGCGGAAGTTGTCAAACTTGTCACCGCATCGACGCCGGAAACAAGGGGTTAGCGGCCAGCCATGGGCGAAGATCGCCAAGGTTGCCCAGCGCGGCGGGGGCATGAAACATCGCAAAGGTCGCGCGCGGCCGCGATGTTTGGCGCGCGGGGAAGCAGCGGGGCCGGACGAGTCAAAGAGCCAGAGCGTGAGGGTGGCATGGCGGAATAATGTAGGAAAGGGGTTTTGGGGGCAGCGCTATGGGGCGTGCCGGAATGGCCGGACGACGTCGCTAAATGCCGCCTGACTTTTCCAGTCGGTGGGGTCGAAGAAGGGCGCGCCCTCCACGCGGTGGGTTGAAACATAGAAATCGGGCAGCTTCGCCTGCTTGCCGATCGCATCCAGAAACACCTGCTTCCATGCGTCGCCTGCGGCCAGATGGGTGCCCTTGGGTTCGACAAAAATCTGCACCATCTTGGCAGACCCATCGCGGTCGCGTTCGAGGAACAGCAGGAAGTCGGGTTCGAACCCCGCGCCGTCGTCAAAGGCGTAAAGCTTGACCGCCTTTTCATTGCGGATGAGGCGGATTTCGCCAAAGTCGGCGCGCAAACGGTCGATCTGTTTGGCGATCGAAAGGATCAGTTCCATCTCGGCCGAGGTGCCGAAAAAATCATCGTGCGCGAACCAGTCGAGGGTCGCTAGGTCGATGCCCTCGTTGCGCGTCCAATCTTTCCATTGCGTGCGGTAGGTGCCGCCGACGGTCAGCGTCACGTCCGCGATGCTTTTGTTCACCCGATGCGGGGTGAAATCGCGCGTTCCGATGTGATCAAAACTGCTGACCGCAATCTGGCTGGCAATCGCGTCGAGCGCGCCGCGTGCCAGAGTTAGTCGCGCGGTGACGTCGAGCGAAGCCAGCGCGGCCTTCGGCCCTGAAACTTCAAGCCGCACGCCGCCCAGAAAATCGACGCCCGAAACAAATGCGGCGCGGCTCGCCAGTTTGGGGAAATGGCGCCGCAGGTTGGCGAAGTGGAAAAAGGGATCGGCGTCGAGCGCATGGCGGATCACGCCGGGTCCAAGATCGGCGAACGCAAGCGTCCGCTGCGCGATGCGGTCACCGGCGCGGCTGCTGTCATCGCCGTCAAAGGCGCTGCCCTCGCTGGTCCGCCCGCTATGGCCGAGCGAGAGCTGGATCAGCCGGGGAACCTGATAATCGTCGAGTTTGAAAATCGTCTTGCGGTCATTTTTCTGGCGGCTGTTGGCGAACAGCAGCCCGGATTTGAAGAAGTCGGTCTGGCGAAAGCTGTCCTTTACCTTCACCGTCGCTTTGCGCGTGTCGGCGTCGATCAGCCCCGATTCGACCAGCGCCTTCTTAATGTCGCCGACATAGGCGGGGTCGTGGGTGCAATGATAATGGAGCTGTTCGATCGCGCGCAGCGGATGATCCTCGTCGGCGTCATATTTGCGCTGCTCACGGGGTTCTTCGGGCAGATCGGACGCCACGAACGGCCAGTAGCGGGCGCCGCGCCCGATCAACTGCGCTTCCTGATTGGTCGTGCTGTTCGTCCCCTGATCGTACAGGCGGACGATGTCGAAGAGGTTCAGGACGTCCCAGCCCTCGTTGAGTTTATCGACGGCGAAGATACAGCGTACCTCGTTGTCATGATCCTCCAGACTGTTGAGTTCGATCTGCTGACGCGCGAGGTCTTCGGGCTTGTTGACGTTGCGGACTTTTGTCGGGGCAAAGTCGAGGCGGATTTCGCGCGCGAAGTC carries:
- the mnmA gene encoding tRNA 2-thiouridine(34) synthase MnmA translates to MTTMISPAGLAQVDFQLAAPLKDRRIVVAMSGGVDSSVVAALAAQSGAEVIGVTLQLYDHGAKAKRVGACCAGQDIKDARAVADRLGFAHHVYDHESRFRDTVIDQFADEYLNGRTPIPCVRCNMGVKFTDLFALAKELGADCLATGHYVRRMIGPTGAELHRAVDPARDQSYFLFATTQEQLDFLRFPLGGLEKSVVREIARDLGLGVAAKPDSQDICFVPDGDYATLVRKLRPEADDQGEIVHVDGTVLGAHKGLIHYTVGQRRGIEIGGQAEPLYVVRLDAVAKQVIVGPRRALAVAGARLGEANWLGAVDGREVLAKVRSMARPVAARVAGERLIFAAPEYGVAPGQAAVLYDAADASRVLGGGWIEQTFAADTA
- a CDS encoding DUF1153 domain-containing protein, whose protein sequence is MIENQKIRPAQVIGPLGEPLTIDSLPPPSTTRWVVRRKAEVVAAVNGGLLTVDEVCERYGLTLEEFAGWQRSIDRSGMPGLRVTRIQHYRDLYERQQRF
- a CDS encoding GNAT family N-acetyltransferase is translated as MTTTDGQAPRQEPVTLAKAIEDIAVHSALNDGTVVCLRTITPDDEQLLRDGIAKLSAESRYLRFFSPVPVLPDAVIERLVDVDGHDHIAWGAICTQCEGQPAIGAVHAVRYRGGGPVGEFSVAVVDEFQGQGLARMMTAALLVNCLAAGLAVLDVHILSENAAAKRLVKSLDAAWTGESAGVAEYRLDVAAGISALRADADAPGVQDVLRALEGGPTSMV
- a CDS encoding helix-turn-helix transcriptional regulator — translated: MIHTPIDSMIEQAPVLETLGARLARLRRTQGLSKTDVADRLGISVTAICHWEQDRSRPKPARLQALSQLFGLSATDLLSPAGTPNSPNLADLVARTRAEIARVAGTNPSKVRIVIEM
- a CDS encoding alpha/beta hydrolase — protein: MRDKPIMTWPDLLTRAKPAPDATIRYGEDALQLVDVWVPKGAGPHPAVIMIHGGCWQTSVAERDIMNWIAGDLRSHGVGVWNIEYRGVDRGGGMPGTYDDVARAADLFVAEGAKHGLKTDGLRIAIGHSAGGHLALWLARRPALAADDPLRGADPIRIDLAVSQGGLPDLRAGAASTGHACGADAPAAMARGDFARTSPPEMPLGSGREMQFNNDRDRITPPATGAAYGAAMAARGVTVPMEVTRGEGHVELIAPDSVSWAKQRTAILAALGMPTSR
- the lepA gene encoding translation elongation factor 4, with protein sequence MTTPMSHIRNFSIIAHIDHGKSTLADRLIQFTGGLTAREMSAQVLDNMDIEKERGITIKAQTVRLKYKAHDGETYELNLMDTPGHVDFAYEVSRSLAACEGALLVVDAAQGVEAQTLANVYQSIEHDHEIVPVINKIDLPAADVDKVKAEIEDIIGLPADNAVLASAKSGIGIEEALEAIVTRIPPPKGDANAPLTAMLVDSWYDPYLGVVILIRVIDGVLKKGQQIKFMQAGTTHLIDRVGCFTPKIEQLAELGPGEIGFITAQIKDVAQARVGDTVTDAKRPAAAALPGFKEVQPVVFCGMFPTDANDFEKLRESIQKLRLNDASFSFEMESSAALGFGFRCGFLGLLHLEIIQERLTREYDLDLITTAPSVVYKLKLGHTKNEAAKEIELHNPADMPDPNRIDEIQEPWIEAVIYVPDEYLGSILKLCQDRRGVQKNLTYVGGRAQITYELPLNEVVFDFYDRLKSISRGYASFDYHQIGHRPGDLVKMSILVNNEPVDALSMIVHRGTAESRGRGMCERLKDLIPRHMFKIPIQAAIGGKVIARETIAALRKDVTAKCYGGDATRKKKLLEKQKEGKKRMREYGNVNIPQEAFIAALRMGDDA
- a CDS encoding DEAD/DEAH box helicase family protein, which produces MNGQSLAQEFDALAKYGALNADLPDHVAANIAPTITLRPYQTTALERFAFYMDKYPQRPKPAHLLFHMATGSGKTVIMAALILDLYTRGHRNFLFFVNSTQIIEKTKANFLAATSSKYLFADPLRFDGRPVTVREVSNFDEADADSINIHFTTIQGLHSRMVNPRENGVSVEDFAGRKVVLISDEAHHLNADTKKGEELKLEASWESTVDAVFRASPDNLLLEFTATANLGHAAIAAKYHDKILYDYSLRQFRADRYSKEIELRRADISLDQRMLQAVVLSQYRRKLAGEYGLSLKPVVMMKSRRVADSADNEAAFHALIETLDGDRLTAMMSALPAGDTVGDALRHVTRAGGGISVDDFAREIRLDFAPTKVRNVNKPEDLARQQIELNSLEDHDNEVRCIFAVDKLNEGWDVLNLFDIVRLYDQGTNSTTNQEAQLIGRGARYWPFVASDLPEEPREQRKYDADEDHPLRAIEQLHYHCTHDPAYVGDIKKALVESGLIDADTRKATVKVKDSFRQTDFFKSGLLFANSRQKNDRKTIFKLDDYQVPRLIQLSLGHSGRTSEGSAFDGDDSSRAGDRIAQRTLAFADLGPGVIRHALDADPFFHFANLRRHFPKLASRAAFVSGVDFLGGVRLEVSGPKAALASLDVTARLTLARGALDAIASQIAVSSFDHIGTRDFTPHRVNKSIADVTLTVGGTYRTQWKDWTRNEGIDLATLDWFAHDDFFGTSAEMELILSIAKQIDRLRADFGEIRLIRNEKAVKLYAFDDGAGFEPDFLLFLERDRDGSAKMVQIFVEPKGTHLAAGDAWKQVFLDAIGKQAKLPDFYVSTHRVEGAPFFDPTDWKSQAAFSDVVRPFRHAP